A portion of the Streptomyces sp. YPW6 genome contains these proteins:
- a CDS encoding acyltransferase domain-containing protein, with product MCPGSVPPPGPGSPAAPGDTVTPAAPAAPGDLVPPAAPESPVVLESSARPLFLWRRPVHLFPGQGDFSVSTLVASAHTHPGLRKAVREVFEQVDTVTAERGLPRLGPWLLGPEPPSGRALASATTGTTQLALFGASTAVHRALSEAYGVPAAAVGVSFGELAALTAAGVFTVADGARAAHDLALALTFCPGALTALACPERSAHALLEEAGVAGTGAADTVVAVVNDERSVVVSGPVAALALVEKAAADRRVAAVRLRLPFSSHHPALGHAAREFATAVRAYPRAAARFPVHSAVAGRRYGPADDLAARLADCLVRPASVPPVLRQVLAYRPGVLFEAGTGSALASSARTVLAADIDPAPPVHAPLADTAFPW from the coding sequence ATGTGCCCCGGTTCTGTCCCCCCGCCCGGTCCCGGAAGTCCCGCAGCCCCCGGAGACACCGTCACCCCGGCGGCTCCCGCAGCCCCCGGAGACCTCGTCCCTCCGGCAGCCCCCGAAAGCCCTGTAGTCCTCGAAAGCTCCGCGCGTCCGCTGTTCCTCTGGCGGCGGCCCGTCCATCTCTTCCCCGGCCAGGGCGACTTCTCCGTCAGCACCCTGGTCGCCTCGGCCCACACCCACCCCGGCCTGCGCAAGGCCGTCCGTGAGGTCTTCGAGCAGGTCGACACCGTGACCGCCGAACGCGGGCTGCCCCGGCTCGGGCCCTGGCTGCTGGGGCCCGAGCCGCCCAGCGGGCGCGCCCTCGCGAGCGCCACCACCGGGACCACCCAACTGGCCCTGTTCGGGGCGTCGACCGCCGTGCACCGGGCGCTGAGCGAGGCGTACGGGGTGCCCGCGGCAGCCGTCGGGGTGAGCTTCGGCGAACTCGCCGCGCTCACGGCCGCCGGAGTCTTCACCGTGGCGGACGGCGCACGCGCCGCGCACGATCTCGCCCTGGCGCTCACCTTCTGCCCCGGCGCACTGACCGCGCTCGCCTGCCCGGAGCGGTCGGCGCACGCACTGCTGGAGGAGGCGGGGGTGGCGGGGACGGGAGCGGCGGACACCGTCGTGGCCGTGGTCAACGACGAGCGGTCCGTGGTGGTCTCCGGGCCGGTGGCGGCGCTGGCCCTGGTCGAGAAGGCGGCAGCGGACCGGCGGGTGGCGGCGGTACGGCTCAGGCTGCCGTTCTCTTCCCACCACCCGGCCCTGGGCCACGCGGCCCGGGAGTTCGCCACCGCCGTACGCGCCTATCCGCGCGCCGCCGCCCGGTTCCCGGTCCACTCGGCCGTGGCGGGCCGCCGGTACGGGCCCGCCGACGACCTGGCCGCCCGGCTGGCCGACTGCCTGGTGCGGCCGGCCTCGGTGCCGCCCGTGCTGCGTCAGGTGCTGGCGTACCGGCCAGGGGTGCTCTTCGAGGCCGGTACGGGAAGCGCCCTGGCCTCCAGTGCCCGCACCGTGCTCGCCGCCGACATCGACCCGGCGCCTCCCGTCCACGCTCCGCTCGCGGACACCGCGTTCCCGTGGTGA
- a CDS encoding 4-hydroxy-3-methylbut-2-enyl diphosphate reductase produces MNRSKRSDLFLSTSLPVPPGTVAVATRWWHPLRGPMDCPAHPLLTAHARQAGFTVDVRPWEESAVNGDDRGPGGTTVVAVSYERPEGGHRGIALAAHSEDSAAMAFAHRQIESWQAVLRTRRVLYVSEETSLPGAPPDGPSRAGHAPAPHAQGPWAPTTWAPGGLHTSAPHLPTPETSHHTTPSPSHPRSSAVPPQGTGARGAAWLPCGCPGASACPSAAAAERSLHRSLARGDEVVIVGAPMAGTGGGWLRRRPAGAVKRAASEAEAKKIAVLDPERLSFVVTPGAAVSEATAVLRVLRRRFPRLRGQHPWEWCYTTDDLDTAVGSVLGQSDALLVTGNGDSPLVRTALARAARSGLRVRKVTSLDRLRPQDVDGATITVLHTPAPDRSEGAPDDGPGHREEGAGGDVSRVLDGLGPTGHVCRTVRSASLPSELKGPPLVSNA; encoded by the coding sequence ATGAACCGCAGTAAACGCTCCGACCTGTTCCTCTCCACATCCCTCCCCGTCCCACCCGGCACGGTCGCGGTCGCCACCCGGTGGTGGCACCCCCTGCGCGGGCCGATGGACTGCCCCGCCCACCCCCTGCTCACCGCCCACGCCCGGCAGGCCGGCTTCACCGTCGACGTCCGCCCGTGGGAGGAGTCCGCGGTGAACGGCGACGACCGGGGGCCGGGGGGCACGACCGTCGTCGCGGTCTCGTACGAACGCCCGGAGGGCGGACACCGAGGCATCGCGCTGGCGGCCCACAGCGAGGACAGCGCGGCGATGGCGTTCGCCCACCGGCAGATCGAGTCCTGGCAGGCGGTGTTACGGACGCGGCGGGTGCTGTACGTGAGCGAGGAGACGTCCCTGCCGGGAGCCCCGCCCGACGGCCCGTCGCGTGCAGGCCACGCCCCGGCCCCCCACGCACAGGGCCCGTGGGCCCCCACAACGTGGGCCCCGGGGGGCCTGCACACGTCGGCCCCCCACCTCCCCACCCCTGAGACTTCACACCACACCACACCGTCACCGTCCCACCCCCGCTCCTCCGCGGTACCGCCCCAGGGAACGGGAGCACGGGGGGCGGCCTGGCTGCCCTGCGGTTGTCCGGGCGCCTCCGCCTGCCCGTCCGCCGCAGCGGCGGAACGCTCGCTGCACCGGTCGCTGGCCCGGGGTGACGAGGTCGTGATCGTGGGCGCGCCGATGGCAGGGACGGGCGGCGGATGGCTGCGGCGGAGACCGGCCGGAGCGGTGAAGCGGGCGGCGAGCGAGGCGGAGGCCAAGAAGATCGCGGTCCTGGACCCGGAGCGCCTCTCCTTCGTGGTCACCCCCGGGGCCGCGGTCTCCGAGGCGACCGCGGTCCTCCGCGTGCTCCGCCGCCGCTTCCCGCGCCTGCGCGGCCAGCATCCCTGGGAGTGGTGCTATACGACGGACGACCTGGACACGGCGGTCGGCTCCGTCCTCGGCCAGTCCGATGCCCTCCTGGTCACGGGGAACGGCGACAGCCCCCTGGTGCGCACCGCCCTGGCCCGGGCGGCCCGTTCCGGGCTCCGGGTCCGCAAGGTCACGAGCCTGGACCGGCTCCGTCCCCAGGACGTCGACGGGGCGACGATCACCGTACTGCACACCCCGGCCCCCGACCGCAGCGAGGGCGCGCCCGACGACGGCCCCGGCCACCGGGAGGAGGGCGCCGGCGGGGACGTGTCGCGGGTCCTGGACGGCCTGGGCCCCACGGGCCACGTCTGCCGCACGGTCCGCTCGGCATCTCTGCCCTCCGAACTCAAGGGCCCACCACTCGTCAGCAACGCTTGA
- a CDS encoding glycoside hydrolase family 3 protein, with product MPHPISRRTLLTVTAAATVAAATGALASAGPASAQAASGRHPAAGRHDAATDRRLRRIIAGMSLEEKVGQLFVMRVYGHSATDPDQADVDANLREIGVRTAAELISTYHVGGIIYFTWAHNTRDPHQIADLSNGIQRAALAGRPRVPLLVSTDQEHGIVCRVGEPATLLPGAMALGAGGSRSDTRRAAWIAGTELAALGINQNYAPDADVNVNPANPVIGVRSFGSDPDAVAGLVAAQVKGYQGAGVASTAKHFPGHGDTNTDSHTGLPVIHHTRAQWEELDAPPFRAAIRAGIHSVMTAHIVVPALDPSEDPATLSRPILTGILREELGYDGVVVTDSLGMEGVRTKYGDDRVPVLALLAGVDQLLNPPNLSVAWNAVLEAVRGGEIGEARIEESVLRILRLKSRLGLFQEPFVSHRGVERTVGSRAHRATADRIAERTTTLLADPGSLLPLSRRSHRNLLVVGADPASPSGTTGPPTGTLADTFGELGFTAQALSTGTAPSRAKIDEAVAAAEGMDAVVVATYNVTASSSQRTLVAALVATGVPVVTVAIRNPYDVAHLTGTGVAASLAAYSWTDVELRAAARVIAGHAEPEGTLPVPVQRADDPTRVLYPVGHGLSY from the coding sequence GTGCCCCACCCCATCTCACGACGCACCCTCCTCACCGTCACCGCCGCCGCCACGGTGGCCGCGGCCACCGGTGCCCTGGCCTCCGCAGGCCCCGCCTCCGCACAAGCCGCTTCCGGACGCCACCCCGCGGCCGGCCGCCACGACGCCGCCACCGACCGCCGGCTGCGGCGGATCATCGCCGGAATGAGCCTGGAGGAGAAGGTCGGCCAGCTCTTCGTGATGCGGGTCTACGGGCACTCCGCCACCGACCCCGACCAGGCCGACGTCGACGCGAACCTCAGGGAGATCGGGGTCCGTACGGCGGCCGAGCTGATCTCCACGTACCACGTCGGCGGCATCATCTACTTCACCTGGGCGCACAACACCCGCGACCCGCACCAGATCGCCGACCTCTCCAACGGCATCCAGCGCGCCGCGCTCGCCGGGCGCCCCCGGGTGCCGCTGCTCGTCTCCACCGACCAGGAGCACGGCATCGTCTGCCGGGTCGGCGAACCCGCCACGCTGCTGCCGGGCGCGATGGCCCTCGGCGCGGGCGGCTCGCGCTCCGACACCCGGCGGGCGGCCTGGATCGCGGGCACGGAGCTGGCCGCGCTCGGCATCAACCAGAACTACGCGCCGGACGCCGACGTCAACGTCAACCCGGCCAACCCGGTCATCGGCGTACGGTCCTTCGGCTCCGACCCCGACGCGGTGGCCGGCCTGGTCGCGGCGCAGGTGAAGGGCTACCAGGGCGCGGGCGTCGCGTCGACCGCCAAGCACTTCCCGGGCCACGGCGACACGAACACCGACAGCCACACCGGGCTGCCCGTCATCCACCACACCCGTGCCCAGTGGGAGGAGCTGGACGCCCCGCCGTTCCGCGCCGCGATCCGGGCCGGGATCCACTCGGTCATGACCGCGCACATCGTGGTCCCCGCACTCGACCCGTCCGAGGACCCGGCCACGCTCTCCCGGCCGATCCTCACCGGCATCCTCCGCGAGGAGCTGGGCTACGACGGGGTGGTGGTCACCGACTCGCTCGGCATGGAGGGGGTGCGCACGAAGTACGGCGACGACCGCGTTCCGGTCCTCGCACTGCTGGCGGGCGTGGACCAGCTGCTCAACCCGCCGAACCTCTCCGTCGCCTGGAACGCCGTCCTGGAGGCGGTCCGCGGCGGCGAGATCGGCGAGGCGCGCATCGAGGAATCGGTCCTGCGGATCCTGCGGCTGAAGAGCCGGCTCGGCCTGTTCCAGGAACCGTTCGTGAGCCACCGGGGCGTCGAGCGCACGGTGGGCAGCCGCGCCCACCGGGCCACCGCCGACCGGATCGCCGAGCGCACGACGACCCTGCTGGCCGACCCGGGCTCGCTGCTGCCGCTCTCCCGGCGCAGCCACCGGAATCTGCTGGTGGTGGGGGCCGATCCGGCCTCCCCCTCCGGGACGACGGGCCCGCCGACCGGCACCCTGGCCGACACCTTCGGGGAACTCGGCTTCACCGCACAGGCGTTGTCCACGGGAACGGCTCCGAGCCGGGCGAAGATCGACGAAGCCGTCGCCGCCGCCGAGGGCATGGACGCGGTGGTCGTGGCGACGTACAACGTGACGGCGAGCAGCTCGCAACGCACGCTGGTGGCCGCGCTCGTGGCGACCGGGGTCCCCGTCGTCACCGTCGCGATCCGCAACCCGTACGACGTGGCGCACCTCACCGGGACCGGTGTCGCGG
- a CDS encoding beta-ketoacyl-ACP synthase 3, with protein MPPDDTTAVISGIGSCLPPRVVDNDAVIARGALLTDPGWIRARTGIERRRHVSHGTSTGDLAVGAGRAALASGGGVRPDLVLLATSTPDHPCPATAPEVAHRLGLGTVGAFDVSAVCSGFLYALAVAAGLVRGGVCGAPLVIAAETYTAIVDPADRTTAPIFGDGAGAVLLRPGGRDEPGAVLATDLGSDGTGRGAITIPGGGARHPRRLPPPGPDAHFFRMEGRAVYAHAVRRMTRSSEAVLRRAGWAAPSVRAFIGHQANQRILDSVGDRLGIAPAHRYGNIRELGNTAAASVPLVLADPAVHRAVVPGKRTLLTAFGGGFTWASTALTWPDVTPLAEEPDAAPASASAPAASPAFVPSSPL; from the coding sequence ATGCCGCCCGACGACACCACTGCCGTCATCTCCGGCATCGGCTCCTGCCTCCCGCCGCGCGTGGTCGACAACGACGCCGTCATCGCGCGCGGCGCGCTGCTCACCGACCCCGGCTGGATCCGGGCCCGTACCGGCATCGAGCGCCGCCGCCACGTCTCCCACGGCACCAGCACCGGCGACCTGGCGGTCGGCGCGGGCCGGGCGGCGCTCGCGTCCGGAGGCGGCGTCCGCCCGGACCTCGTCCTGCTCGCAACCTCCACCCCCGACCACCCGTGTCCGGCCACCGCCCCGGAGGTGGCCCACCGGCTCGGGCTCGGGACGGTGGGCGCGTTCGACGTGTCGGCGGTCTGCTCGGGGTTCCTGTACGCCCTGGCCGTCGCGGCGGGGCTCGTACGGGGCGGGGTCTGCGGTGCGCCCCTGGTCATCGCGGCCGAGACCTACACCGCGATCGTCGACCCCGCAGACCGGACCACCGCCCCGATCTTCGGCGACGGGGCCGGGGCCGTGCTCCTGCGGCCCGGCGGGCGGGACGAGCCCGGGGCCGTCCTCGCCACCGACCTCGGCTCGGACGGCACCGGGCGGGGCGCGATCACGATCCCGGGCGGCGGCGCCCGACACCCACGCCGGCTGCCGCCGCCCGGCCCGGACGCACACTTCTTCCGTATGGAGGGCCGTGCCGTCTACGCCCACGCCGTACGCCGGATGACCCGGTCCTCCGAGGCCGTGCTGCGGCGGGCGGGCTGGGCGGCCCCTTCCGTACGGGCGTTCATCGGCCACCAGGCCAACCAGCGGATCCTGGACTCGGTCGGCGACCGGCTGGGCATCGCGCCCGCCCACCGGTACGGCAACATCCGCGAGCTGGGCAACACCGCTGCCGCCTCCGTCCCCCTGGTGCTGGCCGACCCGGCCGTGCACCGGGCGGTGGTGCCCGGCAAGCGCACCCTGCTCACCGCGTTCGGCGGCGGCTTCACCTGGGCGTCCACCGCCCTGACCTGGCCCGACGTCACGCCGCTGGCCGAGGAACCGGACGCCGCCCCTGCCTCCGCATCCGCCCCTGCCGCTTCCCCCGCGTTCGTACCGTCATCACCCCTGTGA
- a CDS encoding 3-oxoacyl-ACP synthase III family protein, with protein sequence MTAVRRIGVLGLGTHLPAGVRGNEEVARDTGVTAQWIGERTGVLTRHVAGPDEAASDLAAHAVRSAVTAAGVDIADVGLLVCATSTPDELGPSTACRVQALVGAHRAVALDVGAACSGWLFAAKVAYDWLRGSERDGCAVVVGVEAYSKFLDPTDRGTSVLFADGAAATVLGPVAEEHGFADFRLGSDGTQAGLVLIPGGGSRLPAAPATLAAGSHRIHMDGRSVSRFITDVLPRLITEALDRAGLGVEDIASFVCHQPNPVLLRRLGGELGIPPERLVVVGDEVGNIGAASAAYALAAAAARHGLRPGDRVLLTVFGAGMTWGSALLTWSGADALMPVPAAASDRSAPRPRTPERNLS encoded by the coding sequence ATGACCGCCGTCCGCCGCATCGGAGTCCTCGGCCTCGGCACCCACCTCCCGGCCGGCGTCCGGGGCAACGAGGAGGTGGCCCGCGACACCGGGGTGACCGCCCAGTGGATCGGGGAGCGTACCGGCGTCCTGACCCGCCATGTCGCCGGCCCCGACGAGGCGGCTTCCGATCTCGCCGCCCACGCCGTCCGCTCGGCGGTCACGGCGGCGGGCGTCGACATCGCGGACGTCGGGCTGCTGGTCTGCGCCACCTCCACCCCCGACGAGCTGGGACCCTCCACCGCCTGCCGGGTCCAGGCCCTCGTGGGCGCCCACCGGGCCGTCGCGCTGGACGTCGGCGCGGCCTGCTCGGGCTGGCTCTTCGCCGCCAAGGTGGCCTACGACTGGCTGCGCGGGTCCGAGCGGGACGGCTGCGCGGTGGTCGTCGGCGTGGAGGCGTATTCCAAGTTCCTCGACCCCACCGACCGGGGCACCTCCGTCCTCTTCGCCGACGGGGCGGCGGCCACCGTCCTGGGGCCGGTGGCCGAGGAGCACGGGTTCGCGGACTTCCGGCTCGGCTCCGACGGGACGCAGGCCGGGCTCGTCCTGATCCCCGGCGGCGGCAGCCGGCTGCCCGCCGCCCCGGCCACACTCGCCGCCGGGAGCCACCGCATCCACATGGACGGGCGGAGCGTCAGCCGGTTCATCACCGACGTGCTGCCCCGGCTGATCACCGAGGCCCTGGACCGGGCCGGGCTCGGCGTTGAGGACATCGCGTCCTTCGTCTGCCACCAACCCAACCCCGTACTGCTGCGGCGGCTCGGCGGCGAACTCGGCATCCCGCCGGAGCGGCTGGTCGTCGTCGGTGACGAGGTCGGCAACATCGGGGCCGCCAGCGCCGCCTACGCGCTCGCCGCCGCTGCCGCCCGGCACGGGCTGCGCCCCGGGGACCGGGTGCTGCTGACCGTCTTCGGCGCCGGGATGACCTGGGGCAGCGCGCTCCTCACCTGGAGCGGGGCCGACGCCCTGATGCCCGTACCTGCCGCCGCCTCCGACCGATCCGCACCCCGACCCCGTACGCCGGAAAGGAACCTGTCATGA
- a CDS encoding acyl-CoA oxidase, translated as MTTLAPTLSGNARAEMLRLLHGPCDPAALAALASLREALADGDSGPVHGPGRGVALLGRLRSLADALPPGDGILDDPARLAAVHAHAAAADPSLCLAGLVHHLLCLGSLTELSDDQNGLEPRLSALREGRAKGVYLITEVGQANSHLDTGTRADFDPADGSFVLHTPGPGAAKFGSAGTRGVEQTGVVLARLFVGGADRGVFAFMVGLTDEQGPLPGVELSDPIALDALPLDYVQVRFHRVRVAAAHWLSDGARIAPGGESSGTAAMFHDPAGSPEQRLQRTLRVGQGLWAAMPAVAAATSRHTAVQAVHYARTRRTQSRLAPGVPLLAYRSQQTVVLGALADAFALTCAADGALALRTGVRAAVPAGPEREEAMGFTPWAAVSRPLAAYKAVTVRMAARLTAECQHRCGFSGQLTSNRLAGYRDFHHAFDTAGGDSQLIFYDIGRSLVEEGLGREPELREPLEPTSPYWWPALLRRHKAALVRELLWLGGADASRDPFERWNPLLERAGLLGEAHATLLMADDVVRVLDGLRDPGLERALTPLAALHGALSARRWAGSLLTLGPLEAAESATLSAAVDRLCDAVLEQLPLLLELFGDPEDHRVQGATLTWTRGAAS; from the coding sequence ATGACGACCCTCGCCCCCACCCTCTCCGGGAACGCCCGTGCCGAGATGCTCCGGCTCCTCCACGGCCCCTGCGACCCTGCCGCCCTCGCCGCCCTCGCCTCGCTCCGCGAGGCCCTCGCGGACGGTGACTCCGGGCCGGTCCACGGCCCCGGCCGAGGGGTCGCTCTGCTGGGCCGACTGCGGTCGCTGGCCGACGCGTTGCCGCCCGGGGACGGAATACTCGACGACCCGGCACGGCTCGCCGCCGTCCACGCACATGCCGCCGCCGCCGACCCGTCCCTCTGCCTGGCGGGGCTCGTCCACCATCTGCTCTGCCTGGGCTCCCTCACCGAACTCTCGGACGATCAGAACGGGCTGGAGCCCCGGCTGTCGGCCCTGCGGGAAGGCCGGGCCAAGGGCGTCTACCTGATCACCGAGGTCGGGCAGGCCAACAGCCACCTCGACACCGGCACCCGCGCCGACTTCGACCCGGCCGACGGCTCGTTCGTCCTGCACACCCCCGGGCCGGGCGCCGCCAAGTTCGGGAGCGCCGGTACGCGAGGCGTCGAGCAGACGGGCGTGGTCCTGGCCCGGCTCTTCGTGGGCGGGGCCGACCGCGGGGTCTTCGCCTTCATGGTCGGCCTGACCGACGAGCAAGGGCCGCTTCCCGGAGTCGAGTTGTCGGACCCGATCGCGCTGGACGCCCTGCCGCTGGACTACGTGCAGGTGCGGTTCCACCGCGTCCGGGTGGCAGCCGCCCACTGGCTCTCCGACGGGGCCCGGATCGCCCCCGGCGGTGAAAGCAGTGGCACGGCGGCGATGTTCCACGACCCCGCCGGGTCCCCGGAGCAGCGCCTCCAGCGCACCCTGCGCGTGGGCCAGGGGCTGTGGGCGGCCATGCCCGCCGTCGCCGCCGCCACCTCCCGGCACACCGCCGTCCAGGCCGTCCACTACGCCCGGACGCGGCGTACGCAGAGCAGGCTCGCCCCCGGGGTGCCGCTGCTCGCCTACCGGAGCCAGCAGACCGTGGTGCTCGGCGCGCTGGCCGACGCCTTCGCCCTGACGTGCGCAGCCGACGGCGCCCTGGCCCTACGGACCGGGGTCCGGGCCGCCGTACCGGCCGGCCCGGAGCGCGAGGAGGCCATGGGGTTCACGCCCTGGGCGGCCGTCAGCCGGCCGCTCGCCGCCTACAAGGCCGTGACCGTCCGGATGGCCGCCCGGCTCACCGCCGAGTGCCAGCACCGGTGCGGCTTCTCCGGCCAGTTGACCTCCAACCGCCTTGCCGGATACCGGGACTTCCACCACGCCTTCGACACGGCGGGCGGCGACAGCCAGCTGATCTTCTACGACATAGGCCGCTCCCTCGTGGAGGAGGGGCTCGGCCGGGAGCCGGAGCTGCGGGAGCCCCTGGAGCCCACCTCCCCGTACTGGTGGCCCGCCCTTCTTCGACGCCATAAGGCGGCTCTCGTGAGGGAGTTGCTGTGGCTCGGCGGGGCCGACGCGTCCCGGGACCCGTTCGAGCGGTGGAACCCGCTGCTGGAGCGGGCCGGGCTGCTGGGCGAGGCGCACGCCACGCTGCTCATGGCCGATGACGTCGTCCGGGTCCTGGACGGGCTCCGCGACCCCGGTCTCGAACGGGCTCTGACTCCGCTGGCCGCCCTGCACGGCGCGCTCTCCGCCCGCCGCTGGGCCGGTTCGCTGCTCACCCTCGGCCCCTTGGAGGCAGCGGAGTCCGCGACTCTGTCCGCTGCCGTCGACCGGCTGTGCGATGCGGTGCTGGAGCAACTGCCGCTGCTGCTTGAACTGTTCGGGGATCCGGAGGACCACCGTGTCCAAGGCGCCACGCTCACCTGGACGCGCGGGGCCGCCTCATGA
- a CDS encoding SDR family NAD(P)-dependent oxidoreductase: protein MNALDLFRLDGARALVTGGSRGIGRAVAEALADAGCDLAVTARTLPALDATVRAVAERGRKAVALDGDLAEPGVAATLVDRAAAALGGLDVVVHNAGTLPTAGDGSPLLVPLQHAEQRDWETVVSVNLNATAAVCRAAHPYLVESERASLVLMSSIAGIVGTPMMEAYAATKAAQLSLARSLAVGWARSGVRVNALCPGWTRTDMTAFASEADALSEWLTSHVPLGRWATVDEVVGATLFLASPASSFVTGHALVVDGGLAVPDGGLAGHPKPPSPFAAAV, encoded by the coding sequence ATGAACGCTCTCGACCTCTTCCGCCTCGACGGTGCCCGCGCCCTGGTCACCGGCGGCTCCCGGGGCATCGGCCGGGCCGTCGCCGAAGCGCTCGCCGACGCCGGGTGCGACCTGGCCGTGACCGCCCGCACCCTGCCCGCGCTGGACGCCACCGTGCGGGCGGTGGCGGAGCGGGGGCGCAAGGCCGTGGCGCTCGACGGGGACCTGGCGGAGCCGGGGGTGGCGGCGACGCTCGTCGACCGGGCCGCCGCCGCGCTCGGCGGACTCGACGTCGTCGTGCACAACGCGGGGACCCTGCCCACAGCCGGGGACGGCAGCCCGCTGCTGGTGCCGCTCCAGCACGCCGAGCAGCGGGACTGGGAGACCGTCGTCTCGGTCAACCTCAACGCCACGGCCGCCGTCTGCCGGGCCGCCCACCCGTATCTGGTGGAGTCGGAGCGGGCCAGCCTGGTGCTGATGTCGTCGATCGCCGGAATCGTCGGCACCCCGATGATGGAGGCGTACGCGGCGACGAAGGCGGCCCAGTTGTCGCTGGCGCGGAGTCTGGCGGTCGGCTGGGCCCGGAGCGGGGTGCGGGTCAACGCGCTCTGCCCAGGGTGGACACGTACGGACATGACCGCGTTCGCCAGCGAGGCCGACGCCCTGTCGGAGTGGCTCACCAGCCATGTGCCGCTGGGACGTTGGGCCACGGTGGACGAGGTGGTCGGGGCGACGCTCTTCCTCGCCTCCCCCGCCTCCTCGTTCGTCACCGGGCACGCGCTGGTCGTCGACGGTGGCCTTGCCGTACCCGACGGTGGGCTGGCCGGGCACCCGAAGCCGCCCTCCCCCTTCGCGGCAGCGGTCTGA
- a CDS encoding beta-ketoacyl-[acyl-carrier-protein] synthase family protein: protein MSDDIAVTGIGLVTPGGTGTEATWETVCAGRATARVDPVLTESGAPVRLACRVAPPAEEGVRGRLWRFDPATRFLLTAAREALASAGLEPGRWDPARVAVVVGTAAGGVATLEAQHRKLLASGPRALSPMTLPAFLPNMAAGQLALELGATGSALQTSTACASGATAIITAALLLRAGVCDVAVAGGTDAMATPLCASAFAKLGALSRREDDPGGASRPFDRDRDGFVLSEGCGVLVLERTGRTDRPLAFLAGFGATGDAHHATAPHPKGAGLRAATALALAGAGRTPGEVDHINAHGTSTALNDAVEATAIRELYETGGDGPGPAPEGPSITSAKGVLGHTMGAAGAIEAALTVLTVVHGTVPPTAGFTAPDEATAGIDLVHGAARPQRVRLALSHSLGFGGHNTVLAFTAV, encoded by the coding sequence GTGAGCGACGACATCGCCGTCACCGGCATCGGGCTGGTGACACCCGGCGGCACCGGCACCGAGGCCACCTGGGAGACGGTGTGCGCCGGGCGGGCGACCGCGCGTGTCGATCCCGTGCTCACGGAATCGGGTGCGCCGGTGCGGCTCGCCTGCCGAGTGGCGCCTCCGGCGGAGGAAGGGGTACGGGGGCGGCTGTGGCGGTTCGACCCCGCCACACGGTTCCTGCTCACCGCCGCCCGCGAGGCCCTCGCCTCCGCCGGGCTGGAGCCGGGGCGGTGGGACCCCGCGCGGGTCGCGGTGGTCGTGGGGACGGCGGCGGGCGGGGTCGCCACGCTGGAGGCGCAGCACCGCAAGCTGCTCGCCTCCGGCCCCCGCGCGCTCTCCCCCATGACGCTCCCGGCCTTCCTGCCGAACATGGCCGCCGGTCAGCTCGCCCTCGAACTCGGCGCCACCGGGTCCGCGTTGCAGACCTCCACGGCCTGCGCCTCCGGGGCGACGGCGATCATCACGGCGGCGCTGCTGTTACGGGCCGGGGTGTGCGATGTCGCCGTGGCGGGTGGTACGGATGCCATGGCCACGCCCCTGTGCGCCTCGGCCTTCGCCAAGCTGGGCGCGCTGTCGCGGCGGGAGGACGATCCGGGTGGCGCCTCGCGCCCGTTCGACCGGGACCGGGACGGGTTCGTCCTGAGCGAGGGGTGCGGGGTGCTCGTCCTGGAACGTACCGGCCGTACGGACCGGCCCCTGGCGTTCCTGGCCGGCTTCGGGGCCACCGGCGACGCCCACCACGCCACCGCCCCGCACCCGAAAGGCGCCGGCCTGCGGGCGGCGACGGCCCTGGCGCTGGCCGGGGCGGGCCGCACGCCGGGCGAGGTCGACCACATCAACGCGCACGGCACCTCCACCGCGCTCAACGACGCCGTGGAGGCCACGGCGATCCGCGAGCTGTACGAAACAGGCGGCGACGGCCCCGGCCCCGCCCCCGAAGGCCCCTCGATCACCTCGGCCAAAGGGGTCCTCGGGCACACCATGGGCGCGGCCGGGGCGATCGAGGCGGCGCTCACCGTGCTGACCGTCGTCCACGGGACCGTACCGCCCACCGCCGGGTTCACTGCCCCGGACGAGGCCACGGCGGGCATCGATCTCGTCCACGGGGCCGCCCGGCCGCAGCGCGTGCGGCTCGCGCTCAGCCACTCGCTCGGCTTCGGCGGGCACAACACGGTGCTGGCGTTCACAGCCGTCTGA
- a CDS encoding acyl carrier protein, with protein MEHVYTHLVTLLTDKFEVAADLIRPDATLGDLELDSLAVVELYVTLQEEWDVPLGDSEASAELTVDEVARSVTALLDSATAASTTTSTANGTP; from the coding sequence ATGGAACACGTCTACACCCACCTCGTGACCCTGCTCACCGACAAGTTCGAGGTCGCCGCCGATCTCATACGCCCCGACGCCACCCTCGGCGACCTGGAGCTGGACTCCCTGGCCGTGGTGGAGCTGTACGTCACCCTCCAGGAGGAGTGGGACGTCCCGCTCGGCGACTCCGAGGCCTCCGCCGAGCTGACCGTGGACGAGGTGGCCCGTTCGGTGACGGCTCTGCTCGATTCGGCCACAGCCGCGAGCACCACCACGAGCACGGCGAACGGCACACCGTGA